From the genome of Candidatus Babeliales bacterium, one region includes:
- a CDS encoding Rne/Rng family ribonuclease gives MKKILINSEPWQTRVAITRNGNILQNIYFEPHAHDSLERAFFKGHVATVLPGIQTAFVDIGQEKAGFLHISEIDRELAIEKMGLLRDSEIISSGQDTERRERSRIDISKILREGEPILVQVSKEPIYEKGAKLTTCFTLPGRFIVLMPNIPRIGISKKIESREERARLKEILMRRLPTGMGAIVRTSSEGAKEQDIEQDIAFLVRTWRSIDKKFRRADMREKIYEDLDLALATVRDNLDDDVEEIIVDEPQLQKRIYRFVKNIAPEHAQKVKLYTGEQSLFMHYDIDRQIDSALEKKVLLRSGGSIVIETTEAMTVVDVNTGRFTGKSNLEDTILKTNLEAAEEVARQLRLRNIGGLIVIDFIDMATATNRQRVFKFFEKTLKERDKFQSVVLKISEFGLVQMTRKRSGKQLRQQLTEDCICCGGNGFLPSVRSEAFRILEQFEEALHQSKKSGDTTLRVSPEVFEYLSTYEYNTLLTFEKQFQRKIVLQSNTMLDLNQFEFIG, from the coding sequence ATGAAAAAAATTCTAATTAACTCGGAACCCTGGCAAACCAGGGTAGCCATAACCCGCAATGGGAATATTTTACAAAATATTTACTTTGAACCACACGCCCACGATAGCCTTGAAAGAGCCTTCTTTAAGGGCCATGTTGCAACAGTCCTTCCGGGAATTCAAACTGCCTTTGTTGATATAGGACAAGAAAAGGCAGGCTTTCTACATATATCAGAAATTGATCGTGAGCTTGCTATAGAAAAAATGGGTCTTCTCAGAGACAGTGAAATCATATCATCTGGGCAGGATACCGAACGGAGAGAGCGCTCCAGAATAGATATCAGCAAAATCCTTCGAGAAGGTGAGCCTATTTTGGTTCAAGTTAGTAAAGAGCCAATCTACGAGAAAGGTGCAAAACTTACTACGTGCTTCACGCTCCCTGGTCGGTTTATTGTGCTCATGCCCAATATTCCTAGAATCGGCATCTCAAAAAAAATTGAATCCCGTGAAGAGCGAGCCCGACTTAAGGAGATCCTTATGCGTCGCCTCCCTACAGGAATGGGTGCCATTGTTAGGACTTCATCCGAGGGCGCAAAAGAACAAGATATCGAACAGGATATCGCATTCCTTGTAAGAACATGGCGCTCTATCGATAAAAAATTCCGCCGTGCCGATATGCGAGAAAAAATTTATGAAGATCTCGACCTCGCCCTTGCAACAGTACGGGATAATCTCGATGACGATGTCGAAGAAATTATTGTGGATGAGCCACAATTACAAAAACGTATTTATCGCTTTGTCAAAAACATTGCTCCAGAACATGCCCAAAAAGTAAAACTGTATACCGGCGAGCAAAGTCTATTTATGCACTACGATATAGATCGCCAGATTGATAGTGCGCTCGAGAAAAAGGTTTTGCTACGTTCAGGCGGCTCTATTGTAATTGAAACAACAGAAGCAATGACTGTTGTTGATGTAAATACAGGTCGTTTTACGGGAAAATCGAATCTTGAAGATACCATCCTAAAAACCAATCTTGAAGCCGCAGAAGAAGTTGCTCGACAATTACGATTGCGAAATATTGGCGGTTTAATTGTGATCGACTTCATCGACATGGCAACAGCAACAAACAGACAAAGGGTATTTAAATTTTTTGAAAAAACATTAAAAGAACGTGATAAATTTCAGTCAGTTGTCCTGAAGATTTCTGAATTTGGACTCGTACAAATGACACGAAAACGCTCAGGAAAACAATTACGTCAGCAGTTAACAGAGGACTGCATCTGTTGCGGCGGCAATGGTTTTTTACCCTCAGTTCGCTCCGAGGCCTTCCGCATTCTTGAGCAATTTGAAGAGGCATTACATCAGTCGAAAAAATCAGGTGATACCACTCTCCGTGTAAGTCCAGAAGTTTTTGAATATCTTTCAACCTATGAGTACAATACGCTGCTGACATTCGAGAAACAATTCCAGCGTAAGATCGTTCTACAAAGTAATACAATGCTGGACCTTAATCAGTTTGAATTCATCGGTTAA
- the gatB gene encoding Asp-tRNA(Asn)/Glu-tRNA(Gln) amidotransferase subunit GatB → MTRTTSILDQYPDYEINIGMEVHVQLTTKSKIFCTCSNAKTDKPNTNICQICAGHPGVLPVLNKQVVEKAIFAGLATQSSISSKTDFARKHYFYPDLPKGFQTTQSTRPICTEGLVRIRLENNQEKDVRLIRIHMEEDAGKNIHAGDQNESFVDLNRAGTPLLEIVSYPDIASTAEAKAYLKSLRNIVVYLGICTGNMEDGNLRADTNISVRKKGSKQLGTRCELKNINSFKFIGDAIEFEIERQIELIKSGGTVKQETRLWDTKAKQTVPMRSKEEAADYRYFTEPDLPILKIDQIWIERVRARMPELPNQKYTRLMNEFSLSSYEADILVNDRQLAQYYEQTAKINSSKQTINWILRDVMSYLKAHKMSPAQCKVTPTKLAQIISMLEEGTINSHAAKTIFETIAETGQTPETVMNEKGLKQIGSTEDLEKIVIAILKEHPDMVQAYKEGKDKLFGFFVGQAMQKTQGKGSPQIIQALLKKHLV, encoded by the coding sequence GTGACACGCACCACTTCTATTCTAGATCAGTATCCTGATTACGAAATTAACATTGGCATGGAAGTCCATGTACAACTCACTACAAAATCAAAAATATTTTGCACTTGTTCTAATGCCAAAACAGATAAACCAAATACTAATATCTGCCAGATTTGTGCCGGACACCCAGGAGTTCTTCCTGTGCTCAATAAACAGGTAGTCGAAAAAGCGATATTTGCTGGTCTCGCAACGCAATCATCAATTAGTTCAAAAACTGATTTTGCGCGCAAGCATTACTTTTATCCAGATCTTCCAAAAGGATTTCAAACAACACAAAGTACCCGCCCAATCTGCACTGAAGGGTTGGTGAGAATTCGTCTTGAGAACAACCAAGAAAAGGATGTACGACTCATTCGTATTCATATGGAAGAAGACGCGGGGAAAAATATTCATGCCGGTGATCAAAACGAAAGCTTTGTGGATCTTAACCGTGCAGGAACACCATTGCTTGAAATCGTCAGCTATCCGGATATTGCTAGCACTGCAGAAGCGAAGGCTTATCTCAAGTCACTCCGCAATATTGTTGTGTATCTTGGGATCTGTACGGGAAATATGGAGGATGGGAACCTCCGCGCAGATACCAACATATCAGTGCGCAAAAAGGGAAGTAAACAACTCGGAACACGTTGTGAGTTAAAAAATATCAATTCATTTAAATTTATTGGTGATGCAATTGAGTTTGAGATTGAACGTCAAATTGAGTTGATAAAATCAGGAGGAACTGTCAAACAAGAAACACGACTTTGGGATACCAAAGCAAAACAGACTGTACCAATGCGCTCAAAAGAAGAAGCTGCAGACTATCGCTATTTTACCGAGCCCGATCTCCCAATTCTCAAAATCGACCAAATATGGATAGAACGCGTACGCGCACGAATGCCAGAATTACCTAATCAAAAATATACACGGCTTATGAACGAATTTAGCCTGAGTTCTTACGAAGCAGATATCCTCGTCAATGACCGTCAACTTGCACAGTATTATGAACAAACGGCTAAGATCAATTCAAGTAAGCAAACTATCAACTGGATCCTGAGAGATGTGATGAGTTATCTAAAAGCTCATAAAATGAGTCCGGCGCAGTGTAAAGTAACTCCAACCAAACTAGCGCAAATCATTTCCATGCTTGAAGAGGGTACAATCAATAGCCATGCCGCCAAGACAATATTTGAAACTATAGCTGAAACAGGACAAACTCCTGAAACAGTCATGAATGAAAAAGGACTCAAACAAATCGGCTCTACTGAAGACCTTGAGAAAATTGTAATAGCTATCCTCAAAGAACACCCTGACATGGTCCAAGCGTATAAGGAAGGCAAGGACAAATTATTTGGTTTCTTCGTTGGCCAGGCCATGCAAAAAACCCAGGGGAAAGGTAGCCCTCAAATCATACAAGCCCTTCTCAAAAAACACCTAGTGTAA
- a CDS encoding insulinase family protein, producing MDKQVFKKVLKNGLTILVRPCHTIPKVSTQLWYSVGSKHEKTGEKGLAHLIEHMIFKGTTSLTESDINEITHKLSGSCNAFTSYDYTGYLFDFPSQNWKAALPIMADCMRNCTFKTEMLNSELKAVVQELKMYRDDYKTSLLEEMLSQIFPDHPYHHPIIGYKQDLWSLNRERLVDFYKKHYIPNNATLIVVGDVAPEDVFKEAESHFGPLSADREYQQESFYLNRDIVSRSVRLFRDVKQTTVMLAWVVPGSTAKMDYVLDIITWILAAGKGSRLYKKLVDELHLVTDIEAFNYDLFDHGLFFISFQPKEDIDSQRVIQLIHDEIENILKNKLRNKEITRARKQVDNEFLSLLENNQKQAYLMGKLYLATGDEQALFTYSNYDPKQLEGDIYDMLALYCRHSVTHYGELVPLRDSERESWASLQQLSDQEDTQILSGKERELPVESAQHAHTITPAMPKVFRYPKRSMETLGNGLRVLWCDRNVVEKVDAIMSLRTKYFYDPEDKPGLSNFMSAVLIEGTKKHSASELAQAFENLGMGLYVGPGTLSLTTLSPDFGTGLSLVQELLEESIFETASVERVRAKLLADVRNYWDSPVDFATEFVRRHIYEGHPYSKSKLGTVESIASITRDDLWSWYKRSISPCGARVGISGDVGTYDVPSILEKTWGTWQGPEVAALNFPKVRDTQSQNYAYNINRDQVVLCFAGKSISRLHPDYDKLLLFDQIFGGGVLGSMSSRLFQLREQTGLFYTIAGSLIYGADEQPGMAYVRTIVSLDRLQEAENVIRKTIETVADSMTQDEFKQAQNALANALVDNFASNSSIAASFLAMDRYNLPEDYFDTRAQDFTKLSFSEVQEAVKRVLDVNRLATFKIGRVK from the coding sequence ATGGATAAACAAGTATTCAAGAAAGTTCTGAAGAATGGTTTGACCATATTGGTTCGTCCGTGTCATACAATTCCTAAAGTTTCCACACAGCTCTGGTATAGCGTTGGTTCAAAACACGAAAAGACTGGAGAGAAGGGACTGGCTCATTTAATTGAACACATGATCTTTAAGGGAACTACCTCGCTTACTGAATCTGATATAAATGAAATTACCCATAAATTGTCCGGTTCTTGTAACGCGTTTACCTCATACGACTACACTGGATATTTATTTGATTTTCCAAGTCAGAATTGGAAAGCGGCATTGCCTATTATGGCTGATTGCATGCGCAATTGTACCTTCAAAACAGAGATGCTGAATTCCGAATTGAAGGCCGTGGTGCAAGAATTGAAAATGTATCGCGATGATTATAAAACATCTTTGTTGGAGGAGATGTTATCACAGATCTTTCCTGATCATCCGTACCATCATCCAATCATTGGTTACAAGCAAGATCTGTGGAGCTTAAATCGTGAGCGACTTGTCGATTTTTATAAGAAACATTATATCCCTAACAATGCAACATTGATTGTTGTAGGGGATGTTGCTCCCGAAGATGTCTTTAAGGAGGCCGAATCACATTTTGGACCGCTTTCTGCGGATCGAGAGTATCAGCAAGAGTCGTTTTATTTGAATCGTGATATTGTGTCTCGTTCTGTAAGACTTTTCCGTGATGTCAAACAAACAACAGTGATGCTTGCATGGGTAGTTCCTGGTTCTACGGCAAAGATGGACTACGTGCTGGACATCATCACATGGATTCTTGCTGCTGGAAAGGGTTCTCGGCTTTATAAAAAACTTGTTGATGAATTGCATCTTGTAACTGACATTGAAGCATTTAATTACGATCTGTTTGACCATGGGTTATTTTTTATTAGTTTTCAGCCAAAAGAGGATATTGATTCACAACGTGTGATTCAGCTTATACACGATGAGATTGAAAATATTCTAAAGAACAAATTGAGGAATAAGGAGATAACGCGGGCGAGAAAGCAAGTTGATAATGAGTTCCTTTCGCTGCTTGAAAATAATCAAAAACAAGCATATCTCATGGGCAAGTTATATCTTGCAACGGGCGATGAGCAGGCACTATTCACATATAGTAATTATGATCCCAAGCAGTTAGAAGGCGATATCTACGACATGCTTGCATTATACTGTCGTCACAGTGTGACGCACTATGGAGAGCTTGTTCCGTTGCGTGACTCAGAGCGTGAATCATGGGCATCATTACAACAGCTTTCTGATCAAGAAGATACGCAAATTTTATCTGGTAAGGAACGCGAGCTTCCCGTTGAATCAGCGCAACATGCACACACTATTACTCCGGCGATGCCAAAGGTTTTTCGCTATCCTAAGCGCAGTATGGAAACGTTGGGTAATGGATTGCGAGTTTTATGGTGCGATCGCAATGTTGTTGAAAAAGTTGATGCAATTATGTCGTTGCGCACGAAGTATTTTTATGATCCTGAAGATAAACCTGGTCTAAGTAATTTTATGAGCGCCGTCTTAATTGAGGGTACAAAAAAACATTCTGCGTCTGAGCTTGCCCAGGCATTTGAGAATCTTGGGATGGGGCTTTATGTTGGGCCAGGGACGCTATCATTAACAACACTATCACCTGATTTTGGAACAGGACTATCCTTGGTGCAAGAGCTATTAGAAGAGTCTATATTTGAAACAGCCTCAGTTGAGCGGGTGCGCGCAAAGCTTTTGGCTGATGTTCGAAATTATTGGGATAGTCCAGTAGATTTTGCAACCGAATTTGTGCGCCGTCATATTTATGAAGGGCATCCGTACAGTAAGAGTAAACTGGGCACGGTTGAATCCATTGCCTCCATAACACGTGATGATTTATGGAGCTGGTACAAACGTAGTATCTCTCCATGTGGAGCACGTGTTGGGATTTCAGGTGATGTTGGCACGTATGATGTTCCATCGATTTTGGAAAAAACATGGGGCACGTGGCAAGGGCCAGAGGTTGCAGCTCTCAATTTCCCTAAAGTACGAGACACACAATCTCAGAATTATGCATACAATATTAATCGAGATCAGGTTGTTCTATGCTTCGCGGGTAAGTCGATTAGTCGTCTGCATCCTGACTACGACAAGCTTTTATTATTCGATCAGATTTTTGGTGGTGGGGTGCTTGGCTCTATGAGTTCTCGTCTTTTCCAGTTACGCGAGCAAACAGGGCTCTTTTATACTATTGCGGGTTCATTAATCTATGGGGCTGACGAGCAACCTGGCATGGCCTATGTGCGAACAATAGTGTCTCTGGACCGGCTGCAAGAAGCGGAGAATGTTATTCGTAAAACAATTGAAACTGTTGCTGATTCAATGACGCAAGATGAATTTAAACAAGCGCAGAATGCGCTCGCAAATGCGCTTGTGGATAATTTTGCATCAAATAGTAGCATTGCGGCTTCATTCTTGGCAATGGATCGGTATAATTTACCTGAAGATTATTTTGATACACGGGCGCAAGATTTTACCAAACTATCGTTCAGTGAAGTACAAGAAGCAGTGAAACGAGTGCTTGATGTTAATCGTTTAGCAACGTTCAAAATTGGGCGTGTTAAATAA
- a CDS encoding ComEC/Rec2 family competence protein, giving the protein MLTRALSLLKTSWSLPLLIAFIAGIHIQALQPSPIVILVYLALTLITTPEIELKGLAFIVGIALCGAISYLSHIQPYYDFIRTTQDGPYDILATVSDIHPYEHPFLRTKLTLTMHDLRTDAGWATLKGAIDIYLPYTPYLEIDDLIQVNALYLTQKNLSYFSLREYCYATVFPQHLSYLLIEKQRWSPRRWIQKHRRNLYERIKQKLTPQTFGLFSALFLGHKTSETHEYAPAFRNWGISHYLARSGLHLMIIMLLWNTLLSFLQLSVLTELIIMISIVGIYTMLSWSSVSFLRALLMWMGHKLLRLHHLPYTTLDLLIVVAGIVLITNPINLMCLDFQLSFSLTAALICAYQAHGQKR; this is encoded by the coding sequence ATGTTGACGCGCGCTCTGTCCCTACTTAAAACTTCATGGTCACTCCCACTACTCATCGCATTCATAGCGGGCATCCATATCCAAGCACTACAGCCTTCTCCCATAGTCATCTTGGTGTATCTCGCACTGACCCTTATTACTACACCGGAAATAGAATTAAAGGGACTAGCTTTTATCGTGGGAATAGCCTTATGCGGCGCTATTTCATATCTTAGCCATATACAGCCGTATTACGATTTCATCAGGACAACTCAGGACGGGCCCTATGACATTTTAGCAACCGTTTCTGACATACACCCTTATGAGCACCCTTTTCTGCGTACCAAGCTTACACTCACTATGCACGATCTTCGCACAGACGCGGGATGGGCTACTCTGAAAGGGGCGATTGATATCTACCTTCCCTATACACCATATCTCGAAATTGACGACCTCATTCAGGTCAACGCTCTGTACCTTACCCAAAAAAACCTATCGTACTTCTCATTAAGAGAATACTGCTATGCAACGGTATTCCCTCAACATTTGTCATATCTATTAATTGAGAAACAACGATGGTCCCCACGACGCTGGATACAAAAACATAGAAGAAATTTGTATGAGCGAATTAAACAAAAACTTACACCACAAACATTCGGACTTTTTTCTGCGTTATTTCTTGGACATAAAACATCAGAAACACACGAATATGCACCGGCATTTCGCAATTGGGGCATCTCACATTACCTTGCTCGCTCAGGCCTACACCTCATGATTATTATGCTCCTGTGGAATACCCTTCTTTCATTTTTACAGCTCTCTGTGCTTACAGAACTTATTATTATGATAAGCATAGTAGGGATCTATACAATGCTCAGTTGGTCAAGTGTTTCCTTCCTACGTGCTTTATTAATGTGGATGGGGCACAAGCTACTTCGCCTACACCATCTTCCTTATACGACATTGGATTTGTTAATTGTAGTTGCTGGAATAGTACTTATTACCAACCCCATCAACCTCATGTGCTTGGACTTCCAGTTGAGCTTCAGCCTTACTGCAGCACTCATCTGCGCCTACCAGGCCCACGGCCAAAAAAGATGA
- a CDS encoding uracil-DNA glycosylase, whose translation MNIQSYKKRLLENLYLPYQNGKTSLGSPIGANIVFGEGNPNAQLMIIGEALGREEDEKSRPFVGRSGRLLTKTLEGLGIPREQTYITNVVKWRPPQNRTPNPEERTLGMPLLISQIKVINPSRILTLGSIATRALLGDEIQISKTRGITHAFGNYTVTPTYHPAYILRNPAALKTFVADISQAIQALDQQKS comes from the coding sequence ATGAACATTCAAAGCTACAAAAAGAGATTATTAGAAAATCTTTATCTTCCATACCAAAACGGAAAAACCTCACTCGGAAGCCCAATAGGCGCAAACATTGTCTTTGGAGAAGGGAACCCTAATGCCCAGCTCATGATCATTGGCGAAGCGCTTGGAAGAGAAGAAGACGAGAAGAGCCGGCCATTCGTAGGCCGCTCCGGAAGACTACTCACCAAAACCCTCGAAGGCCTTGGCATTCCCCGCGAACAAACCTATATCACCAATGTAGTAAAATGGCGCCCGCCACAAAATAGAACCCCCAACCCTGAAGAGCGCACCCTTGGAATGCCTCTGCTCATCTCACAAATCAAGGTAATCAATCCATCGCGCATCCTCACATTAGGATCCATTGCCACCAGGGCGCTTTTAGGAGACGAGATTCAAATCAGCAAAACCCGGGGAATCACACACGCCTTTGGCAACTACACCGTAACCCCAACCTATCACCCTGCCTACATCCTCAGAAATCCGGCGGCCCTCAAGACATTTGTTGCAGACATCTCTCAAGCGATCCAGGCGCTCGATCAACAAAAAAGTTGA
- the nusA gene encoding transcription termination factor NusA, with translation MKLAGVIEELVEERGLEKSLLRSIICEGILAAYTKRYPDLPLHVDYDPKTDELIILIEKNVVASVSDSDLEISVRKAKNLDKKLKVGSTIKVPFDGTIGRIEILRAKQVIANKIRLVEASIIYNEFKDKEGEVVLGSVHKCERNGTVVKIQDNLAFLPRSLTIPGDKCIVGAPIRALLKEVLAEPRNENQLILDRVSPEFLRRLFELEIPEVYEGIVKIKKIVRTPGYKSKIIVSSSDANIDPVGTCVGVGGVRIKPILKELSNEKIDIIADSDDLEQLIRRSLKPAEIERVELEGDGRVKVWLDEDQRSLAIGKMGQNIQLASRLTGVQIDLVQKGDTPFEISTEEFELSSDSLSSSGDDDKKDE, from the coding sequence GTGAAGCTTGCAGGTGTTATTGAAGAGCTCGTTGAAGAGCGGGGTCTAGAGAAATCTCTCTTGCGGTCTATTATTTGTGAAGGGATTCTGGCTGCCTATACAAAGCGTTATCCGGATCTTCCTCTTCATGTTGATTATGACCCAAAAACAGATGAGCTTATTATTTTAATAGAGAAAAATGTTGTGGCGTCCGTGAGTGATTCTGATCTTGAGATTAGTGTGCGGAAGGCTAAAAATCTTGATAAGAAGCTTAAGGTGGGCTCAACTATCAAGGTTCCCTTCGATGGGACGATTGGTCGCATTGAAATTTTGCGTGCTAAGCAGGTCATCGCTAATAAGATTCGGCTTGTTGAGGCTTCGATTATTTATAATGAATTCAAGGACAAGGAGGGAGAGGTTGTTCTGGGTTCTGTGCATAAATGTGAGCGAAATGGGACGGTAGTTAAGATTCAGGACAATCTGGCGTTTTTGCCGCGGTCTCTTACGATTCCAGGCGACAAATGTATCGTTGGTGCACCCATTCGCGCCTTATTAAAAGAGGTTCTTGCTGAGCCACGGAACGAAAATCAGCTTATTCTTGATCGAGTATCTCCAGAGTTTTTGAGGCGTCTCTTTGAGCTTGAGATTCCAGAGGTCTATGAGGGGATTGTTAAGATTAAGAAGATTGTGAGAACTCCTGGCTATAAATCTAAAATCATTGTTTCTTCCAGCGATGCTAATATTGATCCAGTTGGGACCTGTGTTGGTGTTGGTGGGGTAAGAATTAAGCCTATTTTAAAAGAGTTAAGCAACGAAAAAATTGATATTATTGCGGACTCAGATGACCTTGAGCAATTGATCCGCAGATCATTGAAGCCGGCAGAAATTGAGCGCGTCGAGCTTGAAGGTGATGGTAGGGTTAAGGTCTGGCTTGACGAGGATCAGCGCTCCCTTGCTATTGGTAAGATGGGACAAAATATTCAATTAGCGTCTCGACTGACGGGTGTTCAAATCGATCTTGTACAAAAGGGCGATACGCCATTTGAAATTTCAACAGAAGAGTTTGAATTATCTTCGGATTCGTTGAGTAGTTCAGGCGATGATGACAAGAAAGACGAGTAG
- a CDS encoding translation initiation factor IF-2: protein MRLYEFSQEVGVTSKDLLKVLDDAGFPVKSHMSQLTDEALVFLKKKFSSEPQVKEVVQSKPVQVNSTYVTKEVDPISLPKEEDLEEESSHIILQEMTVDAIAQKLNRPVTEVILFLLRRGVVATKNQLVSEDLIKALADQYGFEVRARREEKRETHRADETKYEHLQTRLPVIVVMGHVDHGKTTLLDYIRKTRVVAREKGGITQHLGAYHVDTPHGGLVFLDTPGHEAFSQMRARGAKAADIAILIVAADDSVKPQTVEALRHAEAMGIPILVAVNKIDRVDPQRIDVVKRDLAQYNLLPEEWGGQTIFIPISAKEGTGVADLLEVVALQAEMMELQADPTVPAQGFVLEARLQKGRGAVATVICHQGTLKIGDYFMCGATQGKVITLINSYGKKVSAVAPSIPVLVSGFEQLPDVGAVFRVVPEKEYRKARTETGDTAAQLSTRAFDEKTINLIIKAEGNSSREALLHAIKPLSKKTDKHLNIIYSGVGDINESDVATAVDTGARIIGFHVKADTNAARSAHRLGVVVELYDVIYHLIDALKDLLEKSKDIVLVKKRIGEVEVRKVFDIKGLGVIAGCYVRDGKVTRDCTVVISRNGYKVGEGPVRSLQRDRRPMKEVAAGYECAFLVDGFNEWQVGDRVECFVVVPKE, encoded by the coding sequence ATGCGATTATATGAATTTTCTCAGGAAGTTGGTGTTACAAGCAAGGATCTGTTAAAGGTCTTGGACGATGCCGGCTTTCCGGTGAAAAGTCATATGTCTCAGCTTACAGATGAAGCCCTTGTATTTTTGAAGAAAAAATTTTCATCTGAGCCGCAGGTTAAAGAGGTTGTGCAATCAAAGCCTGTGCAAGTAAATTCTACGTATGTCACAAAAGAAGTTGATCCGATTTCTCTTCCTAAAGAGGAGGATTTAGAGGAAGAATCGTCCCACATTATTCTTCAAGAGATGACGGTTGACGCGATTGCTCAGAAATTAAATCGCCCCGTCACTGAGGTGATTCTCTTTTTATTGCGACGTGGTGTTGTTGCTACCAAAAATCAATTGGTTTCTGAAGATTTGATTAAGGCTCTGGCCGATCAGTATGGTTTCGAGGTGAGGGCTCGTCGTGAAGAAAAGCGCGAAACTCATCGTGCAGATGAAACAAAATATGAACATCTGCAGACGCGACTTCCTGTGATTGTTGTTATGGGTCACGTTGATCATGGAAAAACGACGTTGCTAGACTATATCAGAAAAACGCGTGTTGTTGCACGAGAAAAAGGGGGTATCACGCAGCATCTTGGCGCATATCATGTTGATACGCCTCATGGTGGGTTGGTCTTTCTCGATACTCCTGGTCACGAGGCATTTTCACAAATGAGAGCCCGTGGTGCTAAGGCCGCAGATATAGCAATCTTGATTGTCGCTGCAGACGATAGCGTGAAGCCGCAAACTGTAGAGGCTCTTCGGCATGCTGAGGCTATGGGTATACCTATCCTTGTTGCTGTGAACAAAATTGACCGCGTTGATCCGCAACGTATTGATGTTGTAAAACGTGATCTAGCTCAATATAATCTTTTACCCGAGGAATGGGGTGGGCAAACCATTTTTATTCCAATCTCTGCAAAAGAGGGCACAGGGGTTGCTGACTTATTAGAAGTTGTTGCGCTTCAAGCAGAAATGATGGAATTACAAGCAGACCCAACTGTCCCAGCTCAGGGATTTGTTCTTGAGGCTCGTCTTCAAAAAGGGCGTGGTGCCGTTGCAACGGTCATTTGCCATCAGGGAACCTTGAAGATCGGGGATTATTTTATGTGCGGGGCAACACAAGGAAAGGTGATTACCCTCATCAATTCATATGGTAAAAAAGTATCTGCAGTGGCACCGTCAATTCCTGTACTTGTATCTGGATTTGAGCAGCTTCCTGACGTTGGAGCTGTCTTTAGGGTTGTTCCTGAAAAAGAATATCGCAAGGCAAGAACGGAAACAGGGGATACGGCTGCGCAATTATCTACAAGAGCCTTTGATGAAAAAACGATTAATCTCATCATTAAGGCTGAGGGTAATTCATCGCGCGAGGCACTCTTGCATGCGATCAAGCCGCTTTCCAAAAAAACTGACAAACACTTAAATATTATCTATTCAGGAGTTGGCGATATTAATGAAAGTGATGTCGCTACGGCAGTTGATACCGGCGCCCGTATTATTGGGTTCCACGTAAAAGCTGACACAAATGCAGCACGCTCTGCTCACCGATTGGGAGTTGTCGTTGAGCTGTATGATGTCATCTATCATCTTATTGATGCGCTTAAGGATCTTCTTGAAAAAAGTAAAGATATTGTCTTGGTGAAAAAGCGTATTGGTGAAGTTGAGGTTAGGAAGGTTTTTGATATTAAGGGTCTCGGAGTTATCGCTGGTTGTTATGTTAGAGACGGTAAGGTGACTCGAGATTGCACTGTGGTGATTTCCCGTAATGGCTACAAAGTTGGAGAGGGCCCTGTGCGTAGTTTGCAAAGGGATCGCCGCCCTATGAAAGAAGTAGCCGCTGGATATGAATGTGCATTCTTAGTTGATGGCTTCAATGAATGGCAAGTTGGTGATAGGGTAGAGTGCTTTGTTGTAGTTCCGAAAGAATAA